The Providencia rettgeri genome includes a window with the following:
- the ddhA gene encoding Dimethylsulfide dehydrogenase subunit alpha precursor, translated as MAKFSRRQWLKGSLVVGGIALFGASYRDVAKRAVDGLVNGTSGKVTLDRLNGNSLRPEGQALKGWQENPEQVVAMTQCFGCWTQCGIRARVDTAKNEVLRIAGNPYHPLSHEEHFPYGMPLKMAFNKMSGESGLEHRSTACARGATLMEGLTSPLRILEPMKRVGKRGEGKWERISFEQLIKEVVEGGDLFGEGHVDGLRAIRDLETPLDPSQPKLGPKANQLLVTNAGDDGRDGFIRRFAQNAFGSKNFGAHGSYCGLAYRAGSGALMDDLDKNAHVKPDWDNVRFALFLGTSPAQSGNPFKRQGRQLATARLRDSFNYVVVSPALPLTTTLANDHGHWVPVQPGTDAALVMGMISWIIENERYNAKYLSVPSEKSMEAMGEKSWTNSTHLVITDDNHPLAGKLLISSYITGEGDDEKAYLVQDASGELKLANEVPTAELFVTRQVTLHDGSEVTVKSSFQCLKEAANRMTLEEYSQRCHVPVKTIESLGKALTSYDRKAAVISHGGMMGGNGFYTAWSVIMLNALIGNLNLKGGVSVGGGKFNGENDGPRYKIASYKGKVKPKGVVLSRSNEVYEKSDEFKARQAAGENPYPAKAPWYPFAKGQLTEQLASALMGYPYALKAWITNMTNPVYGIAGIRQVMEEKLKDPKHLPLIIGIDAFMNETTALADYIVPDTHNFESWGFSAPWSGVQVKASTARWPIVESRTAKTADGQPVSMESFCIAVAKELNLPGFGDNVIEDMDGNMHSLNTAEDYYLRVAANMAWLGEKPVPEAATEDIQISGVERILPAITRTLKPEEVRRVAYIFTRGGRFAPYEKAWDGDATGPQWKKGLQIWNPTVAINRHAITGERYSGCPTYYPPRMANGDDVNTVFPEQEWPLKLMSFKSHVMSSSTTVIERLRHVKPTNLVALHPDDAAKMGVKHGDLIRITTPGGHAEAQVSVLDGVMPGVLAIEHGYGHTEMGAKQHYLDGQPMPMNEANGSGINLNDLGFADPTREVANTWLDWVSGASVRQGLPARIELIG; from the coding sequence ATGGCTAAATTCTCAAGACGTCAATGGCTTAAAGGTAGTTTGGTTGTCGGTGGTATCGCATTATTTGGTGCAAGCTACCGTGATGTGGCCAAACGTGCAGTCGATGGTCTGGTTAATGGTACGTCAGGTAAAGTCACTCTTGATAGGCTCAATGGTAACTCTTTACGTCCTGAAGGACAGGCACTGAAAGGTTGGCAAGAAAACCCAGAACAAGTGGTTGCGATGACGCAATGTTTTGGTTGTTGGACTCAGTGTGGTATTCGTGCTCGCGTTGATACAGCGAAAAATGAAGTATTGCGTATTGCGGGGAACCCTTATCATCCACTATCTCATGAAGAGCATTTTCCGTATGGCATGCCGCTGAAAATGGCATTTAACAAAATGAGTGGGGAATCAGGCCTTGAACACCGTTCGACTGCCTGTGCTCGAGGTGCGACGTTAATGGAAGGCTTAACAAGCCCATTGCGTATTCTCGAACCGATGAAACGTGTTGGCAAACGCGGGGAAGGTAAATGGGAGCGCATCAGTTTTGAACAATTAATAAAAGAAGTGGTTGAAGGGGGCGATTTATTTGGTGAAGGGCATGTGGATGGCTTACGGGCGATCCGTGACTTAGAAACGCCTTTAGACCCATCCCAACCAAAACTGGGACCAAAAGCCAACCAATTATTAGTGACCAATGCAGGTGACGACGGCCGTGATGGTTTTATCCGTCGCTTTGCACAAAATGCCTTTGGTAGTAAAAACTTTGGAGCTCACGGTTCGTATTGTGGATTGGCTTATCGTGCCGGTTCCGGTGCATTGATGGATGATTTGGACAAAAACGCCCACGTCAAACCCGATTGGGATAATGTTCGTTTCGCACTGTTCTTAGGCACATCGCCTGCGCAATCAGGTAACCCATTTAAGCGCCAAGGCCGTCAATTGGCGACTGCGCGTTTACGTGATTCATTTAACTATGTGGTGGTTTCGCCTGCATTACCATTAACAACGACTTTAGCAAATGACCACGGCCACTGGGTCCCAGTACAGCCGGGTACTGACGCTGCGTTAGTGATGGGGATGATCAGTTGGATCATTGAAAATGAGCGTTACAATGCCAAATACCTCAGTGTGCCAAGTGAAAAATCCATGGAAGCGATGGGGGAGAAAAGCTGGACTAACTCAACACATTTAGTCATTACGGATGATAACCACCCATTAGCTGGCAAATTGTTAATTTCTTCTTATATCACAGGAGAAGGTGACGATGAGAAAGCCTATTTAGTACAAGATGCCTCTGGCGAATTAAAACTGGCAAACGAAGTTCCAACTGCTGAATTGTTTGTGACACGCCAAGTGACTTTGCACGATGGCAGTGAAGTGACGGTTAAATCCAGCTTCCAGTGTCTTAAAGAAGCCGCAAATCGCATGACTTTGGAAGAATATAGCCAGCGCTGTCATGTCCCAGTAAAAACCATTGAATCACTGGGTAAAGCATTAACGTCTTATGATAGAAAAGCCGCAGTTATTTCCCATGGCGGTATGATGGGCGGTAATGGTTTCTACACTGCATGGTCAGTTATCATGCTTAACGCATTGATTGGTAACTTAAACTTGAAAGGCGGTGTTTCTGTTGGTGGTGGTAAATTCAACGGAGAAAACGATGGGCCACGTTACAAAATTGCCAGCTATAAAGGTAAAGTGAAACCTAAAGGTGTGGTGTTATCACGTAGCAATGAAGTGTATGAAAAATCAGATGAATTCAAAGCGCGTCAGGCGGCAGGTGAGAACCCATATCCTGCAAAAGCCCCTTGGTACCCGTTTGCCAAAGGTCAACTAACAGAACAGTTAGCATCCGCCTTGATGGGGTATCCTTATGCACTGAAAGCGTGGATCACCAATATGACTAACCCTGTATATGGTATCGCAGGTATTCGTCAGGTGATGGAAGAAAAACTGAAGGACCCTAAACACTTGCCGCTGATTATAGGTATTGATGCCTTTATGAATGAAACCACGGCATTGGCAGATTACATTGTGCCGGATACCCATAATTTCGAAAGTTGGGGGTTCAGTGCACCATGGTCTGGTGTGCAGGTCAAAGCCAGTACGGCACGTTGGCCGATTGTTGAGTCACGCACGGCTAAAACAGCAGATGGCCAGCCAGTTTCGATGGAGAGTTTTTGTATCGCTGTAGCAAAAGAACTTAATTTACCGGGCTTTGGTGATAACGTGATTGAAGATATGGATGGCAACATGCATTCACTCAATACAGCTGAAGACTATTACTTAAGAGTTGCTGCAAATATGGCATGGCTAGGGGAAAAACCAGTTCCTGAAGCCGCAACAGAAGATATCCAAATCAGTGGCGTGGAGCGCATTTTACCAGCGATTACGCGTACGTTAAAACCAGAAGAAGTTCGCCGTGTTGCCTATATTTTCACAAGAGGAGGCCGTTTTGCTCCGTATGAAAAAGCATGGGATGGCGATGCAACAGGCCCTCAATGGAAAAAAGGCTTACAAATCTGGAATCCAACGGTGGCAATCAATCGACATGCCATAACGGGTGAGCGTTATAGTGGTTGCCCAACTTACTATCCACCACGTATGGCAAATGGCGATGATGTGAATACGGTATTCCCAGAACAAGAGTGGCCGTTGAAACTGATGTCATTTAAATCCCATGTCATGAGCAGTTCAACGACAGTCATTGAACGTCTACGCCATGTGAAACCAACGAATCTTGTTGCTTTGCATCCCGATGATGCAGCAAAAATGGGTGTCAAACATGGCGATTTGATCCGGATCACCACACCGGGTGGCCATGCTGAAGCCCAAGTGAGTGTTCTTGATGGTGTAATGCCTGGGGTACTTGCGATTGAGCATGGTTATGGGCACACCGAAATGGGGGCGAAACAGCATTATCTGGATGGCCAACCAATGCCAATGAATGAGGCAAATGGTTCAGGAATTAACTTAAATGACCTTGGGTTTGCTGACCCAACACGTGAAGTCGCCAACACGTGGTTAGACTGGGTTTCGGGGGCATCGGTACGCCAAGGATTACCTGCTCGCATTGAGTTAATTGGTTAA
- a CDS encoding tetrathionate reductase subunit C: protein MNGQVTYISEVMAQPQEFFWLPWAVQYFFFIGIAACAVLYACYLHWRNKPENSRLEMIAVFIAITMGITAPLALTADLHQTARVWHFYAHPTIWSWMWWGSVLLPLFTTFIGLYFVALVVKLIWKKEFKATRWVALLAALSAIGLLLYTGREASVLNARPIWYSWWIPVLMFLSALQVLPALINLGARREPQYQNRLARFQVVTLLLFAVCFALWLSGDTTSGIAVRQQLDTASPGWWMLMGICALWVITFAMSVSNLKANRSVAYITVLALISMAFAWTIRWIFLMEVQAVPKYNIIANPYHFPLGTDGLLAIVGTFGLWIALTIIVREGVRWFARRVQHG, encoded by the coding sequence ATGAATGGCCAAGTAACTTATATTTCAGAAGTCATGGCTCAGCCACAAGAATTCTTTTGGCTTCCTTGGGCGGTACAATATTTCTTCTTCATAGGAATTGCTGCTTGCGCGGTACTGTACGCTTGTTATCTTCATTGGAGAAATAAACCTGAAAACAGTCGCTTAGAGATGATTGCAGTATTTATTGCTATCACGATGGGTATTACCGCTCCATTAGCATTAACCGCAGATTTACACCAAACCGCAAGGGTATGGCATTTCTACGCGCATCCAACAATATGGTCTTGGATGTGGTGGGGGTCTGTGTTACTGCCATTATTCACTACATTTATTGGTTTATATTTTGTCGCATTAGTGGTGAAACTGATTTGGAAAAAAGAGTTTAAAGCAACACGTTGGGTGGCGTTGTTGGCTGCACTTTCAGCGATAGGATTATTGTTATATACCGGCCGTGAAGCCTCAGTATTAAATGCTCGCCCAATTTGGTATAGCTGGTGGATACCAGTATTGATGTTCCTCAGTGCGCTACAAGTATTACCTGCATTGATTAACTTAGGAGCACGCCGTGAACCTCAATATCAAAACCGCTTAGCACGCTTCCAAGTTGTGACATTATTGCTGTTCGCCGTTTGTTTTGCGCTATGGCTCTCAGGTGATACCACCTCAGGTATTGCAGTACGTCAACAGTTAGATACAGCAAGTCCTGGGTGGTGGATGTTGATGGGAATTTGTGCATTGTGGGTAATCACTTTTGCGATGTCCGTCAGTAATTTAAAAGCGAATCGCTCGGTTGCATATATCACTGTTCTCGCTTTAATTTCAATGGCTTTTGCTTGGACGATACGTTGGATTTTCCTGATGGAAGTTCAAGCGGTACCAAAATATAACATTATCGCTAACCCATACCATTTCCCATTGGGAACAGACGGATTACTGGCAATTGTCGGCACATTCGGTTTATGGATTGCATTAACAATTATTGTTCGTGAAGGTGTTCGCTGGTTTGCGAGGAGAGTGCAACATGGCTAA
- the fixJ_2 gene encoding Transcriptional regulatory protein fixJ, which translates to MPVIHLVDDDPDVTDACQFLLETLGYSVTVWNDSEAFIQNAALHQEGVVLLDMRMPKLDGRQVHQYLREQHSTLAVIFLSGHGDIPMAVEQVKLGAVDFLQKPIDSQQLAKTLEQARSQTTKATEGYLIKQRYETLTPREKDICGYVLQGLINREIAEAACVSVRTVEVHRSRVMEKMAVRNLAELMSTMQAVNALNE; encoded by the coding sequence ATGCCAGTGATCCATCTCGTGGATGATGACCCCGATGTAACGGATGCCTGCCAATTCTTACTAGAAACATTGGGCTATAGCGTTACCGTTTGGAATGACAGTGAAGCATTTATCCAAAATGCGGCATTACACCAAGAAGGTGTGGTGTTATTGGATATGCGCATGCCTAAATTAGACGGGCGACAAGTTCACCAATACCTGAGGGAACAACACAGCACATTAGCCGTGATCTTTTTGTCTGGCCATGGGGATATCCCGATGGCGGTAGAACAAGTGAAACTGGGTGCCGTTGATTTTCTACAAAAACCCATTGATAGCCAACAGCTTGCTAAGACCTTAGAGCAAGCTCGCTCACAAACCACGAAAGCCACTGAAGGGTATTTAATTAAACAGCGCTATGAAACGCTCACGCCTCGTGAAAAAGATATCTGTGGCTATGTGTTGCAAGGCTTAATTAACCGTGAAATTGCTGAGGCAGCCTGTGTTTCTGTGCGCACCGTTGAAGTTCATCGGTCTCGTGTCATGGAGAAAATGGCTGTTCGCAACTTAGCTGAGTTAATGAGCACCATGCAGGCAGTTAACGCTTTAAACGAATAA
- the htrB_2 gene encoding Lipid A biosynthesis lauroyl acyltransferase translates to MILAPKFQKRFLHPRYWLTWLGIGVLYLLVLLPYPVIYWMGTRLGLFSKRFLKKRVKVAERNLQLCFPEMSEQERQRCIDKNFESVGMGLFETGMAWFWPDWRVRRWVKVIGEENAVAARQTGRGIIALGVHFLTLEIGARAFGMLNPGIGVYRANDNNLLDWLQTRGRLRSNKYMLDRKDMKGMVRDLKNGEILWYAPDHDYGPRNSTFAPLFAVENAATTNGSQIILRLASPLVVPFTPRRLPNGKGYELIIQPAIDDFPIEDNVATATMMNQIIEKEILRAPEQYMWLHRRFKTRPEGEPSLYGDLDKIHH, encoded by the coding sequence ATGATACTAGCTCCAAAATTTCAAAAACGGTTCCTCCATCCTCGTTACTGGCTAACTTGGCTAGGTATTGGCGTATTATATCTTCTTGTTTTATTGCCTTATCCTGTCATTTATTGGATGGGAACTCGTTTAGGTTTGTTTTCCAAGCGCTTTTTGAAAAAGCGGGTGAAAGTCGCAGAACGAAATTTGCAATTATGCTTTCCAGAGATGAGTGAGCAGGAACGGCAGCGTTGCATAGACAAAAACTTTGAATCTGTCGGCATGGGCTTATTTGAAACGGGTATGGCTTGGTTTTGGCCTGATTGGCGCGTTCGTCGCTGGGTCAAAGTCATTGGGGAAGAAAATGCCGTTGCAGCTCGCCAAACTGGCAGAGGTATTATCGCGCTCGGCGTTCATTTTTTAACCTTGGAAATAGGTGCTCGAGCCTTTGGTATGTTAAATCCGGGTATTGGTGTGTATCGCGCCAATGATAATAACCTGCTTGATTGGTTACAAACCCGTGGTCGGTTACGTTCCAATAAATATATGTTGGATCGCAAAGATATGAAAGGCATGGTCCGCGACTTAAAAAATGGGGAAATTTTATGGTATGCCCCCGACCATGATTACGGCCCACGCAATAGTACATTTGCACCTTTATTCGCTGTAGAAAATGCAGCGACAACCAATGGTTCACAAATTATTTTACGCCTGGCTTCCCCTTTAGTGGTGCCTTTTACCCCAAGGCGTTTACCTAACGGTAAAGGTTATGAATTGATCATTCAACCTGCCATTGATGATTTCCCAATTGAAGATAATGTGGCTACCGCAACCATGATGAACCAAATTATCGAAAAAGAAATCCTCAGGGCGCCAGAACAATATATGTGGCTACACCGCCGTTTTAAAACACGCCCTGAAGGGGAACCTTCGTTATACGGGGATTTAGACAAAATCCATCATTAA
- the tetA_1 gene encoding Metal-tetracycline/H(+) antiporter: protein MTGKTEYWKRNLYVVWFGCFLTGAAFSLIMPFLPLYIEELGVKDHASLNLWTGAVFSITFLFSAIAAPFWGRLSDRKGRKLMLLRSALGMAIVMVLIGFAQNIWQLLALRAILGLLGGFVPNANALIATQIPVKKSGWAMGVLATGAVSGALIGPLIGGFLADQYGLRPVFFITATVLFICFFVTLFYVRERFTPVSRKDALSSKQVFASLRNKNLVISLFFTTMIIQAAMGSINPVITLYVRDLSDSLENLAFVSGVIASIPGVAALISAPMLGKLSDRIGPEKVLLAVLGASIFVLFPMGLVSSYWELGFLRFMLGALNAALLPAVQTLIIYNISHQVTGRIFSYNQALRDVGNVTGPLMGSFVAATYGFRAVFFFTAALVLFNLIYSWLVIRRQSDGLRASPSDQ from the coding sequence ATGACGGGAAAAACAGAGTATTGGAAACGTAACCTATACGTCGTGTGGTTCGGCTGTTTTTTAACAGGTGCCGCCTTTAGCCTGATCATGCCTTTTCTCCCGTTATATATTGAAGAACTTGGTGTCAAAGACCATGCTTCGTTGAATTTATGGACTGGTGCCGTTTTTAGTATCACCTTTTTATTTTCTGCCATTGCCGCTCCATTTTGGGGGAGATTATCCGATCGCAAAGGGCGAAAATTAATGCTATTGCGATCCGCGCTGGGCATGGCGATTGTCATGGTGTTAATCGGCTTTGCGCAGAATATTTGGCAATTATTAGCCTTAAGAGCCATATTAGGTTTATTGGGTGGCTTTGTTCCTAATGCTAACGCGTTGATTGCAACTCAAATTCCCGTGAAAAAAAGCGGCTGGGCTATGGGCGTCCTTGCGACTGGTGCGGTCAGTGGCGCACTTATTGGCCCATTAATCGGCGGTTTTCTTGCTGACCAATATGGCTTACGCCCCGTCTTTTTTATTACAGCAACGGTGCTGTTTATTTGCTTTTTTGTCACGCTCTTTTATGTTAGAGAACGCTTCACACCCGTTTCGCGCAAAGATGCATTGTCCAGCAAGCAAGTATTTGCCTCACTACGCAATAAGAATTTAGTCATTAGCTTGTTTTTCACCACGATGATCATTCAAGCTGCGATGGGGTCAATCAACCCCGTGATCACCCTCTATGTTCGGGATCTATCTGATTCTTTAGAAAACCTCGCCTTTGTCAGTGGTGTAATAGCCTCCATTCCCGGTGTTGCGGCTTTAATCAGTGCGCCCATGTTAGGTAAACTCAGTGACCGAATAGGCCCTGAAAAAGTTTTACTCGCCGTGCTGGGCGCATCTATTTTTGTATTATTCCCAATGGGGTTGGTAAGTAGTTATTGGGAGTTAGGCTTTCTCCGATTTATGCTTGGGGCACTAAATGCTGCACTATTACCTGCAGTACAAACGTTAATTATCTATAATATTTCTCACCAAGTGACTGGGCGTATTTTCAGCTATAACCAAGCATTACGCGATGTTGGAAACGTGACAGGGCCTTTAATGGGCTCCTTTGTCGCTGCCACCTATGGTTTCAGAGCCGTATTCTTTTTCAC
- the ddhB gene encoding Dimethylsulfide iron-sulfur subunit: MDLSKRKFLQQIGAVTAGASLIPIAEAGLSFSPTRREGNPEKRYGMLIDLRRCIGCQSCTVSCSVENQTPQGQFRTTVNQYQVAVKGEEGFTNVLLPRLCNHCDNPPCVPVCPVQATFQREDGIVVVDNERCVGCAYCVQACPYDARFINHSTQTADKCTFCAHRLEVGLLPACVESCVGGARIIGDLKDPNSTIRKMLTEHEAEIKVLKPENGTLPQVFYIGLDDAFVQPLQGKGQPALWQEVF, from the coding sequence ATGGATCTGAGTAAACGAAAATTTCTACAACAAATTGGGGCGGTGACTGCGGGAGCTTCGTTAATTCCTATCGCAGAAGCTGGGCTCAGTTTTTCCCCGACACGCCGAGAAGGCAACCCAGAAAAACGTTATGGAATGTTGATTGATTTACGTCGTTGTATTGGTTGCCAATCTTGCACAGTAAGCTGCTCGGTTGAAAACCAAACCCCACAAGGCCAATTTAGAACGACAGTGAATCAATATCAAGTTGCAGTGAAGGGCGAAGAAGGTTTTACCAACGTATTATTACCTCGCCTATGTAACCACTGTGATAACCCTCCTTGTGTACCGGTATGTCCAGTTCAAGCGACTTTCCAACGTGAAGACGGCATTGTTGTCGTTGATAACGAACGCTGTGTTGGTTGTGCTTACTGCGTACAAGCGTGCCCATACGATGCTCGCTTTATCAACCACTCTACGCAAACCGCCGATAAATGCACATTTTGCGCTCATCGCTTAGAAGTGGGGTTATTGCCAGCTTGTGTTGAATCTTGTGTGGGGGGCGCACGCATTATTGGGGATTTAAAAGACCCGAACAGTACTATTCGTAAAATGCTGACAGAGCACGAAGCTGAAATCAAAGTCCTCAAACCGGAAAATGGCACATTACCTCAAGTTTTCTATATCGGTTTAGATGACGCATTCGTGCAGCCGCTACAAGGCAAAGGGCAGCCCGCATTATGGCAGGAGGTGTTCTGA
- the fixL_2 gene encoding Sensor protein fixL — MLKKSPRPLYHILLIMLLTWSLPAISAQWTIGVLALRGPSSTQSHWQPLIDTLNESIPGERFTLQPLNLDEMKEAISNRKIDFLLTNPAQFIQLDNRYHLRWLLSLRSDVEPNSTTRNVIGSLILVRKDSDISEVKNLIGKKVGAISPDAFGGYLLGYKVLRDMGYDAAKDFKMQFLGFPADALLYALRDDSLSAAIVPVCLLENMHSEGLIDKTQFRPLIQHPSSLSCLTSTELYPNWSFAALSEVPDNLVDKVTKTLLSTDKAAMRWGAPASVTQVETLLRDVNQHPQQRQIWQDIVSWTIQNQITLSLVALFFVLLGINHVWIAFLVRRRSRQLEEAHNRLREQEANLQKAQRLNILGEMASGFAHELNQPLSAIRHYAQGCILRLTKESESHPLINVLTKIDDQAQRGADIIRNLRLWAGKPSLDPAVTLSQQSVKQAINHIWQLLRADQHYPDAKLILPETPDISLMLPDTLLEQLLSNLISNSLQAGATLLRFEFHFSQQHFLLVLQDNAGGMPAGQLEQGITPFATTKKEGLGLGLVICQRLIQSQGGDIRIENNLSDDGLHGLMVTLIFNYHNKIVD, encoded by the coding sequence ATGTTAAAAAAATCGCCTAGGCCGTTGTATCACATACTATTAATCATGCTACTGACGTGGTCTTTGCCTGCAATTTCGGCACAATGGACTATCGGAGTATTAGCCTTGCGTGGACCGAGTTCCACCCAATCTCATTGGCAACCACTTATTGACACACTCAATGAGTCTATTCCTGGGGAACGTTTTACGTTACAACCACTCAATTTAGATGAAATGAAAGAAGCAATTTCCAACCGTAAGATTGATTTTTTACTGACGAATCCTGCCCAATTTATTCAGTTAGATAACCGCTATCATTTACGTTGGTTGCTCTCCCTTCGTTCTGATGTGGAGCCCAACAGCACGACGCGTAATGTTATTGGCAGCTTAATATTAGTTCGCAAAGACAGTGATATATCAGAAGTTAAAAACCTAATTGGCAAAAAAGTCGGCGCTATCTCGCCAGATGCTTTTGGTGGCTATTTATTAGGTTACAAAGTGTTAAGGGATATGGGCTACGATGCGGCTAAAGACTTTAAGATGCAATTTTTAGGCTTTCCTGCTGATGCATTATTATATGCACTGCGTGATGATTCATTATCTGCGGCAATTGTTCCTGTCTGTTTATTAGAAAATATGCATAGCGAAGGGCTGATTGATAAAACACAATTTCGTCCACTAATTCAACATCCAAGCTCTCTCTCTTGTTTAACTAGCACAGAACTGTATCCAAACTGGTCTTTTGCTGCCTTAAGTGAAGTGCCGGATAATTTAGTCGACAAAGTCACCAAGACATTATTATCAACCGATAAAGCCGCCATGCGTTGGGGAGCTCCGGCCTCGGTGACTCAAGTTGAAACCTTGCTCAGGGACGTTAACCAACACCCGCAACAACGTCAAATCTGGCAAGATATCGTCAGTTGGACTATTCAAAACCAAATCACTCTTAGCCTTGTCGCGTTATTTTTTGTGTTACTTGGCATTAATCATGTTTGGATTGCCTTTTTGGTTAGGCGCCGTAGCCGCCAATTAGAAGAAGCGCATAACCGCTTACGAGAACAAGAAGCCAATTTACAAAAGGCACAGCGGTTAAATATTTTGGGGGAAATGGCTTCTGGATTTGCTCATGAATTGAATCAACCCCTGTCTGCAATTCGCCACTATGCTCAGGGGTGTATTCTACGCCTGACTAAAGAGTCTGAAAGCCACCCATTAATTAACGTATTAACAAAAATCGATGACCAAGCTCAACGTGGAGCCGATATCATTCGTAATTTACGCCTCTGGGCGGGTAAACCAAGTCTTGACCCGGCAGTCACCTTGAGCCAACAATCAGTTAAACAGGCCATTAATCATATTTGGCAATTATTGCGTGCAGACCAACACTACCCCGATGCAAAGTTAATTTTACCTGAAACGCCTGACATCTCCCTGATGTTGCCTGATACGTTACTTGAGCAATTACTTTCCAATTTAATCAGCAACAGTTTACAAGCAGGGGCAACCCTACTGCGTTTCGAGTTTCATTTTTCACAACAGCATTTTTTACTCGTTTTGCAGGATAATGCTGGAGGTATGCCTGCGGGTCAATTAGAGCAAGGTATCACACCATTTGCTACGACTAAAAAAGAAGGTTTAGGGTTAGGTTTAGTGATTTGCCAGCGTTTGATCCAAAGCCAAGGTGGCGATATTCGTATCGAAAATAACTTAAGTGATGATGGGTTACATGGCCTAATGGTCACTCTCATTTTCAATTATCACAATAAAATCGTGGATTGA